The genomic stretch ACCCGAACGCCGCCAAGGACGACCTGGGCCGCCTGCGCGTGGCGGCGGCGATTGGCGTCAGCGCCGATCTGCTCGACCGGGCCGGGGCGCTGGTCAATGCCGGGGCGGACGTGCTGGTGCTCGATTCTGCCCACGGGCACAGCCAGGGCATTCTGAACGCCCTGCAAAAAGTGAAGGACAACTTCGACATCGACGTGATCGCCGGGAACATCGCCACGCGGGTAGGCGCCAGAGACCTGATTCTGGCGGGCGCAGACGCCGTGAAGGTGGGCATCGGGCCGGGCAGCATCTGCACCACCCGCGTGGTCACCGGGGTGGGCGTGCCGCAGATCACCGCGATTTTCGAGGCGAGTGCCGCCGCGATGGAAGCGGGCATTCCCGTCGTCGCCGACGGTGGCATCAAGCAGACCGGCGACGTGCCGAAAGCCCTGGCCGCCGGGGCTAACGTCGTGATGATGGGCAGCATGCTGGCCGGGACGGACGAGTCTCCCGGTGAAACGATTCTGCGCGACGGCAGGCGCTACAAGTCGTACCGGGGCATGGGCAGCCTCGGCGCCATGGATCAGGGCAGCGCTGACCGTTACTTTCAGTCCGGCAGCCGCAAGTTCGTGCCGGAAGGCATCGAAGGCATCGTGGCGTACAAAGGCACAGCGGGCGAGGTGGTGTACCAGTTCGTGGGCGGCCTGAAATCCAGCATGGGGTACTGCGGCGCCCCCGACCTGCAAACGCTGCGTGACACCGCGCAGTTCGTTCGCATCACGGGCGCCAGCCTCATCGAAAGCCACCCCCACAGCGTCACCATCACCAAGGAAGCGCCCAACTACGGCGGACGCTGAGAGAACAGAGGACAAGAAACAGGGGAGGCCGCCGCGCCTCCCTTTGTCGTTGCTGGCCTGCATTGGGGTTACGCTACACTGAAGCCTGATGAATCAGTTCCTGCAAGTCGAGGGCGAGAGTGTCTGGATCAATGTTGACCGCGTGGATGGTCTGATGGTTCGCCCGCAACTCCGGGCGGTGGGTTCAGCACACGGTGAAGGCTTGCTGGAGGAATTGCACGAGAGCACGGGAATGTTCGAGCTGGCGGCGTATTTCCAGGGCCAACTGATTCCTGTCTTGACCTTTCCTTCGCGTGAGGAAGCCGAGCAGGCCGTCATGAAACTGATCGGCTCGCGGGTCGTGCGTGACCTCTGAATTGCTCCTCGAAGAAGGCGACCGCCTGTCGCGCCGCCTGATGCAACTGTTGCCGGTCACCCTGGAAGATCAGGAGCGCGTGATCCTGCTGGGCCGCAGCCTGGCCGTGAACCTCGTGAACGCGCTGCTGCCCACCATCGAACAGATCAGTCGCCGGCAGGACACGCCGCTACACACACTGCTGGAATCCGACCGGGAAGGGAACGCCGTCATTGAAATCGTCAATTTCGATGGTGAACTGCTGTCGCGCCTGCCCGTGCGCGATTGCCTGGAGCAACTGCTGTTCCAGCGCGGCAAACTTCATCCCAAAGTGCTGGAGAGCCTCACGGATGCGCTGCAAGGCGATGAGCACCGCGCCACGCGGGAACTTGTCAGCCTGCTGCGCAGCCGCAGCTTGCTGGAGGGCCTGCAAGGCGTGCTGAAGAATTTTCTGAAAGCCGCCCGCTGAATTTTGGTGGATTAGCGGGCGGCTTTCAGGGAAGTTCAGGGCAGCGGTTGGCCCGCCGTATCGACCACATTCACCTGCGTGAAGAGGCCCGGCACCTTCACCAGCACCCACGGACTGGTCAGTGCCTGCGTGGTGATCATGCCAGCCTGCGGGGCCTGAATGGCCACCGTGACGTTCAGGGTGCCGCCGCTGGCGACCACGCGTTCCACCCTGACGCCGTAGCCACCCGTGGTGCGCTGACCGATAAACACCGCCACGGCGGTTTCGTTGTTCAGGGGGGTGGGGGTGGGCGGGCTGCTCTGGTTGCCGTAAGCCAGGCGGTAAATTTCGCCCAGTTCGGCGGTGGTCGTGGCGATCCGTACCGTGGGGTCGTCGACCCTGGCGTTTGCGCCGCGCGCCACTTCGGTGAAGCCCGCCGCCGGGCCGGAGGGTCTGGAGTTGCCTGTGTTCGAGGAGCCTGTGTTCGAGGAGCCTGTGTTCGAGGAGCCTGTGTTCGAGGAGTCTGGGTTCATGGTCACCGTTCCTGTCGTGCCGCCTGTGGTGGTTCGAATGCCGGGCAGCACATAAAGCGAAGTCATGCGGTGTTCGGTGGGTTTCGGCTCGACGCTGAGCGGCGTCGGGTTTTCGTTCAAGACCGCCACCGCCAGGCTGCCCTGACCGTCCAGGGCGCGGGCCAGGGCGTCCCCTTCATCGTCCGTGAGTTGCCCCGCGCCGCGCAGTCCGCTGGTGGGCACCGCACCCACCGGCCCGGACAGACCGTTCAGTTTCCACCAGTTCGTGCCGTCGGTGTAATACACCGCCAGCAGCGAGGCGCTGTTCATGGCGGTTACGTTGAAGCGTCCGGACGCGTCCCGCGTCACCGAGAGCTTCTGTGCCGAGGACGCGGTGTTCACCTGATAGGTGGCCTTGCCGTTCACACTCAGGCTGCCGGGTGTGCTCAGGTCGTCCTGCACCTGTGGGCGCACTTCCAGCGTATTGCCGTTCAGTTTCAGGGAGCTGCTCGGGCCGCTCAGCGTGCCGTACACCCAGGCGATGCGCTGGTTGGCCCC from Deinococcus fonticola encodes the following:
- the guaB gene encoding IMP dehydrogenase, whose translation is MSAPVAPASVSSQEDRYQYKFGQEGITFDDVLLQPRHSLVLPHEVNVSAQLTRRIRLNIPFVSAAMDTVTETAMAVAMAREGGIGVIHKNMPIDAQAEMVRKVKRSESGMIVDPITLPPHATVGDADRLMGEYKISGVPVTDPAGKLLGIITNRDMRFVDDLSTPIRDVMTHENLVTVPVGTTLEQAHEMFKRNRIEKLLVTDGQGMLRGLITIKDLNKRVKYPNAAKDDLGRLRVAAAIGVSADLLDRAGALVNAGADVLVLDSAHGHSQGILNALQKVKDNFDIDVIAGNIATRVGARDLILAGADAVKVGIGPGSICTTRVVTGVGVPQITAIFEASAAAMEAGIPVVADGGIKQTGDVPKALAAGANVVMMGSMLAGTDESPGETILRDGRRYKSYRGMGSLGAMDQGSADRYFQSGSRKFVPEGIEGIVAYKGTAGEVVYQFVGGLKSSMGYCGAPDLQTLRDTAQFVRITGASLIESHPHSVTITKEAPNYGGR
- a CDS encoding protease complex subunit PrcB family protein, whose protein sequence is MTTTVKSRLSLAVMALGTALLAGCTATGPSNLRVHEVALSGGANQRIAWVYGTLSGPSSSLKLNGNTLEVRPQVQDDLSTPGSLSVNGKATYQVNTASSAQKLSVTRDASGRFNVTAMNSASLLAVYYTDGTNWWKLNGLSGPVGAVPTSGLRGAGQLTDDEGDALARALDGQGSLAVAVLNENPTPLSVEPKPTEHRMTSLYVLPGIRTTTGGTTGTVTMNPDSSNTGSSNTGSSNTGSSNTGNSRPSGPAAGFTEVARGANARVDDPTVRIATTTAELGEIYRLAYGNQSSPPTPTPLNNETAVAVFIGQRTTGGYGVRVERVVASGGTLNVTVAIQAPQAGMITTQALTSPWVLVKVPGLFTQVNVVDTAGQPLP